A single Lancefieldella parvula DSM 20469 DNA region contains:
- a CDS encoding M18 family aminopeptidase: MSDLHESLALSEELLAFIKQSPSMFHTTQTIKDYLLENGFTYLSEGSSWDVQPGGSYFTTRNNSSIIAWKVGEKYREAQTSNADTPYHFQLAVAHGDSPTYKVKAQPELTGEGNSLRLNTEAYGGMLDHTWFDRPLGVAGRVLVKVGNKVESRLVNIEDDVVMIPSLAIHLEHKNGLSPEFNRAKDLMPLFSVGELNPGAFNALVADAAGASQEDILSRDLFLVDHTGGRIWGAKKEFVSAGHLDDLQCAFVALKAFLASSNEQDISVYTCFDNEEVGSNTKQGAKSTFLKDTLQRVNATLGFTQEDYYRALSASLLVSCDNAHAVHPNYPEKHDAANKPYLNGGMVIKEAARQSYCTDAFSRAIVEAIWKQQNVPYQIFANRSDMPGGSTLGNLSNIQASMHAVDVGLPQLAMHSVYETAGTKDTLLGYQALKAFYDTCVCITDADSFELR; the protein is encoded by the coding sequence TTTATTAAGCAGAGTCCTTCCATGTTTCATACTACACAAACTATCAAAGACTACCTGTTAGAGAACGGTTTCACTTACCTCTCTGAGGGTTCTTCTTGGGATGTTCAGCCAGGCGGCTCTTACTTTACAACACGCAACAATTCTTCAATTATTGCCTGGAAAGTTGGCGAGAAATACCGTGAGGCTCAAACCTCAAACGCTGATACTCCTTATCACTTCCAGCTTGCTGTTGCCCATGGCGATTCTCCAACTTACAAGGTAAAAGCCCAGCCAGAGCTTACTGGCGAGGGCAACTCGCTTCGTCTGAACACTGAGGCATACGGCGGCATGCTTGACCACACGTGGTTTGACCGTCCTTTGGGTGTTGCTGGCCGTGTGCTGGTCAAGGTAGGAAACAAGGTAGAGTCCAGGCTGGTCAACATCGAAGATGACGTTGTCATGATTCCAAGCTTGGCTATTCATCTTGAGCACAAAAATGGTCTCTCGCCAGAGTTCAACCGTGCTAAAGATCTGATGCCACTTTTCAGCGTTGGAGAGCTCAATCCCGGCGCCTTTAACGCCCTGGTAGCAGATGCAGCAGGTGCGTCTCAAGAGGACATTCTTTCTCGCGATCTCTTTTTGGTTGATCACACAGGTGGTCGTATTTGGGGCGCAAAGAAGGAGTTTGTTTCCGCTGGTCATCTGGATGACCTGCAGTGTGCCTTTGTAGCACTTAAAGCTTTCCTTGCGTCTTCAAATGAGCAGGACATCTCTGTGTACACCTGCTTTGACAACGAAGAAGTTGGCTCAAACACTAAGCAGGGTGCTAAGTCTACGTTCCTTAAAGACACGCTACAGCGCGTAAACGCTACGCTTGGCTTTACGCAGGAAGATTACTACCGTGCGCTCTCGGCATCTTTGCTAGTAAGCTGCGACAACGCTCATGCGGTGCATCCCAATTATCCTGAGAAGCACGATGCGGCCAACAAACCTTACCTCAACGGAGGTATGGTTATCAAGGAAGCAGCACGTCAGTCATACTGCACGGATGCGTTTAGCCGCGCCATTGTCGAGGCAATTTGGAAGCAGCAAAACGTTCCATATCAGATTTTTGCTAATAGAAGCGATATGCCAGGTGGATCTACTTTGGGCAACCTCTCCAACATTCAGGCCAGCATGCATGCCGTTGACGTGGGTCTGCCTCAGCTTGCTATGCACTCTGTTTACGAAACCGCGGGCACTAAAGATACACTTTTGGGGTACCAGGCACTTAAGGCGTTCTATGACACCTGCGTCTGCATTACTGATGCCGATTCGTTTGAGT